In Vibrio hippocampi, the following are encoded in one genomic region:
- a CDS encoding DUF2798 domain-containing protein, with translation MKKFSRKFQYPLMVSMVLPTMLLSMPAIMVAKTLPENGAFFDAWLNAVSQMVPSALLVLALVAPTVRLFVTKVLLEPEAK, from the coding sequence ATGAAAAAGTTTTCACGTAAGTTCCAATACCCATTAATGGTTTCTATGGTTTTACCTACTATGCTTCTTAGCATGCCAGCCATCATGGTAGCTAAAACACTGCCAGAGAACGGCGCATTCTTCGATGCATGGTTAAACGCAGTTTCACAAATGGTGCCATCTGCACTGTTAGTTTTAGCCCTTGTAGCACCAACTGTTCGTCTCTTCGTAACCAAAGTGCTGCTAGAGCCAGAAGCAAAATAA
- a CDS encoding carboxymuconolactone decarboxylase family protein, whose protein sequence is MSEFKLHTVESAPEKSKAILEGAQKQMGMIPGLYAVMAESPQILTAYTQLHQQFTNTSFDAEELTVVWQTINVEHECHYCVPAHTGIAHSMKVDPALSEALRNDEAMPTEKLQALKDFTLAVVRERGNVSEADLAAFFAAGYGKQQVLEVILGLSQKVISNYVNHVAHTPVDKVFEKFAWSKQ, encoded by the coding sequence ATGAGTGAATTTAAACTACACACTGTTGAGTCTGCACCTGAGAAAAGCAAAGCAATTCTTGAAGGCGCACAAAAGCAAATGGGTATGATTCCTGGTCTCTACGCAGTAATGGCTGAGTCTCCTCAAATCCTAACAGCGTACACGCAACTGCATCAGCAATTCACCAACACATCATTTGATGCCGAAGAACTAACAGTTGTATGGCAGACCATCAACGTTGAACACGAGTGTCACTACTGCGTCCCTGCACACACTGGGATCGCGCACTCAATGAAGGTTGATCCTGCATTGAGTGAAGCACTGCGTAACGATGAGGCAATGCCAACTGAAAAGCTTCAAGCTCTGAAAGACTTCACTCTTGCAGTAGTTCGTGAACGTGGCAATGTATCAGAAGCAGACCTAGCGGCATTCTTTGCGGCAGGTTACGGTAAGCAACAGGTACTGGAAGTGATCCTTGGTCTATCGCAAAAAGTGATCAGTAACTACGTCAACCACGTTGCTCACACGCCAGTAGACAAAGTATTTGAGAAGTTTGCTTGGTCTAAACAATAG
- a CDS encoding tyrosine-type recombinase/integrase, protein MECKKTGVKKPFRLEEIWRIRTRLELSNNLMELSLLNLAIDSKLRSNDLLSLRVSDVSSNFLVFNRVQYVQKKTGNDVQFEITQRTQQTLSHWIKDQKLQPKDYLFPSPRKPHQSLSYSYYRRIIRSWALTLGHNPDLYGTHSMRRTKATLIYQKTKNIRAIQLLLGHTKIENTIKYLGVELEDALRLSEEIES, encoded by the coding sequence ATGGAGTGCAAGAAAACGGGTGTAAAAAAGCCATTTAGATTAGAAGAAATCTGGCGGATTAGAACTCGCTTAGAACTCAGTAATAATCTGATGGAACTATCTCTTCTTAACCTTGCAATCGATAGCAAGCTACGTTCAAATGACCTCTTATCATTAAGGGTGTCAGATGTTTCATCTAACTTCTTAGTATTCAACCGTGTCCAGTATGTTCAGAAAAAGACTGGCAATGACGTTCAGTTTGAAATCACTCAGAGAACACAGCAAACGCTGAGTCATTGGATTAAAGACCAAAAGCTTCAACCTAAAGACTACCTTTTTCCAAGCCCACGAAAGCCCCATCAATCTCTAAGCTACTCATATTACCGTCGAATCATTCGGAGTTGGGCACTTACTTTAGGTCACAACCCTGATCTCTACGGAACTCATTCAATGCGCCGAACTAAAGCGACATTGATTTACCAGAAGACTAAAAATATTCGAGCGATTCAACTTTTACTCGGGCATACCAAGATCGAAAACACCATCAAATATTTGGGTGTTGAGTTGGAAGATGCACTTCGTTTATCCGAAGAAATTGAGAGCTGA
- a CDS encoding HopJ type III effector protein, translating into MEKFLELLATKPNEVMFEQTMQVIDEHFEFSPVSFVNGDTENQAGQNNGSCKIFAFAQIQGLDESSTLACFGQFYRDDVLKNPNGSDHANIRNFIQHGWAGIRFDGAALVAK; encoded by the coding sequence ATGGAGAAATTTCTAGAGTTGCTGGCTACAAAGCCAAATGAAGTGATGTTTGAGCAGACGATGCAAGTTATTGACGAACATTTTGAGTTTAGCCCAGTCAGTTTTGTAAACGGAGATACTGAGAATCAAGCCGGACAAAATAATGGGTCTTGTAAGATTTTTGCTTTTGCTCAGATACAGGGATTAGATGAGTCATCAACGCTAGCCTGTTTCGGTCAATTCTATCGTGACGACGTTTTAAAAAATCCAAATGGTAGTGATCATGCCAACATTCGCAATTTTATCCAACATGGTTGGGCAGGCATTCGCTTCGATGGCGCGGCGTTAGTTGCTAAGTAA
- the rhlP gene encoding rhombotarget lipoprotein (RhlP (RHombo-target LipoProtein) is a family of predicted lipoproteins that, in general, co-occurs with a form of rhombosortase, and that has an apparent cleavage site for that enzyme, a GlyGly motif, near the C-terminus.): MNKLAFIVATLIFLSGCSGLDRREGNVSSSLVDFLYPNPEDYKEYQPTIPHLTLPVNVGIAFVPSSGYSVLALSTKRKHELLSQVKSEFLKLDYVNRIEIISDSYLQKGGGFDNLKQLSRLYNVEVMALVSYDQVARNSENNAALLYWTIAGMYLIPGNDNTTQTFVDTAVFDIDSSKLLFRAPGLSRIDSMSTAVGIDDTFYENSDEGFGLAVADMVVNLSSELESFKVRIKEEKVANVSYDSNYSGGGSSGWWIILGLILICRKRACV, encoded by the coding sequence ATGAATAAATTGGCATTCATAGTTGCAACTCTCATATTTTTATCAGGATGTAGCGGGCTAGATAGAAGAGAGGGGAATGTTTCTAGCAGTTTAGTCGATTTCCTTTACCCAAACCCCGAAGACTATAAAGAATACCAACCCACAATCCCTCACTTGACCTTGCCTGTTAATGTGGGGATTGCTTTTGTTCCGAGCTCTGGATATAGCGTTCTAGCGCTTTCAACTAAGCGAAAACATGAACTCCTATCGCAAGTTAAAAGCGAATTTTTAAAGCTTGATTATGTTAATAGAATAGAAATAATTTCTGATAGCTATCTCCAGAAAGGAGGTGGGTTTGATAATTTAAAACAACTGTCTAGGCTGTATAATGTAGAAGTGATGGCTCTGGTATCATATGACCAAGTTGCTCGAAACAGCGAAAACAATGCAGCGTTATTGTACTGGACCATTGCAGGTATGTATTTGATTCCCGGCAATGACAATACCACGCAAACCTTTGTGGACACAGCGGTGTTTGACATAGACAGTAGCAAGTTGTTATTTAGAGCCCCTGGCTTGAGCCGCATTGATTCGATGTCAACCGCCGTGGGTATTGATGATACTTTCTATGAAAACTCGGATGAAGGTTTTGGCTTAGCCGTCGCAGATATGGTGGTTAACCTAAGTTCAGAACTTGAATCCTTCAAAGTACGCATTAAAGAAGAAAAAGTAGCGAATGTAAGTTATGACAGCAACTATAGCGGTGGAGGCAGTTCTGGGTGGTGGATTATTTTAGGTTTGATTCTTATTTGTAGGAAAAGAGCCTGCGTTTAA
- a CDS encoding tetratricopeptide repeat protein gives METEVILELTSSIQNLDGTMSRIQVFLIMLIIVMLGLAWFMNRQLTKNTGIQSITFDSDFADELFVSDQLDELLSYCLKHEKKSPNDVTVNWHLGIYYYFKGDLQRARLYFEKTIRLNPNWESSAAGYIDKIDSISFSSGSDQIQ, from the coding sequence ATGGAAACAGAGGTAATATTAGAGCTCACGAGTTCGATTCAGAATTTGGATGGGACAATGTCACGAATTCAAGTGTTCTTGATAATGTTAATCATTGTCATGCTAGGGTTGGCTTGGTTTATGAATAGGCAGTTGACGAAAAACACGGGTATTCAAAGTATTACTTTCGACTCTGATTTTGCTGATGAACTTTTTGTAAGTGACCAGTTAGATGAATTATTAAGTTACTGCCTTAAACATGAGAAAAAATCACCAAATGATGTCACTGTTAATTGGCATCTTGGCATTTATTATTATTTTAAAGGTGATCTTCAACGAGCAAGGTTGTATTTTGAGAAAACAATACGGCTAAATCCAAACTGGGAATCGTCTGCTGCAGGTTATATTGATAAAATAGATAGCATTTCATTCTCGTCTGGAAGCGATCAAATCCAGTAA
- a CDS encoding protein-tyrosine phosphatase family protein, with protein MRVRVSGSRSDTAELLMGIKGAARRIQFDSRRDRFNIPHSLETRIRRDLNANYIKVNGENIAIATQYPYHHQLEAHLQLLVDNRTPVLVVLASNKDIVDDQMPDYFSVSGIYGAISVTSVLTGKVDLTDSIEAKTYNLDIEGYQANLTIPVIHVHNWPDHHTITPTNTENLISMIESVLLERRNFYTKRKSRAVDDPDKLLPIVHCRAGVGRTGQTIAAMAMRKHPKLSLASITKDLRVSRNDYMIQTIAQMETLVQFSLET; from the coding sequence ATGAGAGTTCGTGTTTCTGGAAGTCGTTCTGATACCGCAGAGCTACTGATGGGGATTAAAGGGGCTGCTAGACGTATTCAGTTTGACTCAAGGAGGGACCGATTTAATATCCCCCACAGTCTAGAAACTAGGATTCGTAGAGACTTAAATGCCAACTATATTAAGGTCAATGGTGAGAATATCGCTATTGCAACGCAGTATCCTTACCATCATCAGTTGGAAGCACATTTACAACTATTGGTAGATAATAGAACGCCAGTACTAGTGGTACTAGCAAGTAATAAAGATATTGTAGATGATCAAATGCCTGACTACTTTTCTGTTTCGGGTATCTATGGGGCTATATCGGTGACTTCAGTTTTAACAGGTAAAGTGGATCTTACCGATTCGATTGAAGCTAAAACTTACAATCTCGATATAGAAGGTTATCAAGCGAACTTAACAATCCCAGTTATACACGTTCATAATTGGCCAGACCACCACACAATAACTCCAACTAATACAGAAAATCTGATTAGCATGATTGAGTCGGTATTACTGGAAAGGAGAAACTTTTACACCAAACGCAAGAGTCGTGCGGTCGATGACCCAGATAAGCTACTACCGATAGTACACTGCCGAGCTGGTGTTGGACGCACAGGGCAAACAATTGCTGCAATGGCAATGCGTAAACACCCTAAGCTAAGTTTGGCTTCGATCACTAAAGATTTGAGAGTGTCACGCAACGACTACATGATTCAAACTATTGCTCAGATGGAGACACTTGTGCAATTTAGTCTTGAGACTTAA
- a CDS encoding BCCT family transporter, with protein sequence MGFKSKKYSIDSTDYQVGQDNVTKWGMDVHNTVFIGSLGLSILFIVTLLLLSPADAKAAIDSVKGAVLSHFDFLFMWGANIFLIFAVAVALSPLGKIRLGGENATTDYSTISWITMLFAAGMGIGLIFWGVAEPTAFYTGWYGTPLNVEAHTLEARELALGTATFHWGFHAWAIYGVTALCLAYFVYNKGLPLAMRSVFYPLLGDRVWGKIGDFIDIMTVLVTLFGLATSLGLGGTQAASGISHVFGLENSLLLQQAIIALIMGLAIISVLRGMDGGVKLLSNLNMAIAFLFLGLMAILNFTTVLDSMATAVVGYVKHALPLSQNSGREDTTFLHGWTVFYWAWWVAYAPFFGMFVARISRGRTVRQFLTYVLIIPTLVTTAWMSSFGGIAIQQMIDHVGLLGAQQALSDVSLSLFYMLEAYAIGDILSVVAVVLIIVFFVTTLDSGSIVIDSMTAGGKLNVPMKQKIIWALISGFIAMVMLWIGGTQSIQALQSITIIAAMPFTIILLIGCFSLLKGLLTEMDKPETTKPVSDASE encoded by the coding sequence ATGGGCTTTAAATCGAAAAAATACAGTATAGATTCTACAGATTATCAAGTTGGGCAAGACAACGTAACTAAGTGGGGTATGGACGTCCACAACACCGTTTTCATCGGCTCACTAGGCTTATCCATTCTTTTCATTGTCACACTTTTATTACTCTCTCCAGCGGATGCCAAAGCGGCTATCGACTCTGTAAAAGGCGCAGTCCTTTCACATTTTGACTTCCTATTTATGTGGGGCGCGAACATATTTCTAATCTTCGCCGTCGCCGTTGCGCTGTCTCCACTTGGGAAAATCCGATTAGGTGGCGAAAATGCCACAACTGATTATTCCACCATATCCTGGATCACCATGCTGTTTGCAGCTGGTATGGGTATTGGACTTATTTTCTGGGGCGTGGCAGAACCAACTGCTTTTTATACCGGTTGGTATGGCACTCCACTTAACGTCGAAGCGCACACACTTGAAGCTCGTGAATTGGCATTGGGCACCGCCACTTTCCACTGGGGCTTCCATGCTTGGGCTATTTATGGCGTTACCGCACTTTGCTTGGCTTACTTTGTCTATAACAAAGGTCTACCATTAGCAATGCGTTCGGTATTTTACCCACTTCTTGGCGACAGAGTATGGGGTAAAATCGGCGACTTTATCGATATTATGACGGTACTGGTTACCCTGTTCGGTTTGGCGACCTCTCTTGGTCTGGGTGGCACACAAGCCGCAAGTGGTATTAGCCACGTATTCGGTCTAGAAAACAGCCTACTACTTCAGCAAGCGATTATCGCGCTCATTATGGGTCTAGCCATTATCTCTGTACTTCGCGGTATGGATGGTGGTGTTAAGCTGCTTAGTAACCTAAACATGGCGATCGCCTTTTTGTTCCTTGGTCTGATGGCAATATTAAACTTCACTACCGTATTAGACTCGATGGCAACGGCTGTCGTGGGTTATGTGAAACATGCCTTACCACTGAGCCAAAACTCGGGTCGTGAAGACACCACGTTCTTACACGGTTGGACGGTGTTCTACTGGGCTTGGTGGGTAGCTTATGCACCTTTCTTCGGTATGTTCGTGGCTCGTATCTCTCGCGGTCGTACGGTACGTCAATTCCTGACTTATGTATTGATTATCCCAACGCTAGTCACAACCGCATGGATGTCTTCATTTGGTGGTATTGCTATCCAACAGATGATCGATCATGTCGGTCTGCTAGGCGCACAACAAGCCCTCAGCGATGTGTCACTCAGCCTATTCTATATGCTTGAAGCCTACGCTATTGGCGACATCCTGTCTGTGGTTGCAGTTGTTCTGATCATTGTGTTCTTCGTGACCACATTAGATTCAGGCTCCATTGTTATCGATAGCATGACAGCTGGTGGTAAACTGAATGTACCGATGAAACAAAAAATCATCTGGGCACTAATTTCAGGCTTTATCGCTATGGTGATGTTGTGGATTGGTGGTACTCAATCGATTCAAGCACTGCAATCGATCACCATAATCGCCGCAATGCCGTTTACTATTATTCTCCTTATCGGCTGTTTCAGTTTACTGAAAGGTCTGTTGACCGAAATGGATAAACCAGAGACAACAAAGCCAGTCTCTGATGCTAGTGAATAA
- a CDS encoding PTS sugar transporter subunit IIA, with protein MLSPDTRSKAQSIGRFLSNLVMPNIAAFIAWGLFAALFIPTGWIPNQDLAQFVEPMISNLIPLLIGYTGGRLIAGERGAVVGAIMTTGLIVGASVPMLIGAMLVGPLGGLAIKAFDNFTAHRVKHGFEMLINNFSAGIIGMLGAIIAYYVVGPAIVVLSAMLTAGVEALVDSGTLVLVAILVEPAKVLFLNNAINHGVFSPLGIQQVEAVGHSIFFLIESNPGPGLGILLAYVASTKGQMKQTAAGATLIHFFGGIQEVYFPYVMMKPRLILALIIGSMSGIAVLMLFNAGLVSAASPGSIVSVILMTPKDSLIGVGASVIVSTLVSFAMGLVIIKFEQTKEQRQKQAEQKQANRSGNYTPVTDTIELFELAPQKEEQKLSITADNISLGLSADTKQQAIQFAGEKLLQLGYVNEEYIAGMHKREALLSTYLGEGIALPHGVIGEKQNVLATGIVVCQYPDGVEWGSEPEDRARLVIAIAARGDKHIHVISAVSSALDDDEVLQQLTTTSDVDDVIRILNKN; from the coding sequence ATGTTGTCACCAGATACTAGGAGTAAGGCACAGAGCATAGGACGCTTTTTATCTAATCTCGTTATGCCAAACATCGCCGCATTTATTGCTTGGGGATTGTTTGCTGCACTTTTCATCCCGACAGGGTGGATCCCTAATCAAGATTTGGCGCAATTTGTCGAGCCAATGATAAGCAACTTGATCCCACTCTTAATTGGCTATACCGGTGGGCGCTTGATTGCCGGTGAGCGAGGAGCCGTAGTCGGTGCCATTATGACCACCGGACTGATTGTTGGTGCCTCGGTGCCCATGTTAATTGGCGCAATGCTTGTCGGTCCATTGGGTGGCTTGGCAATTAAAGCCTTTGATAACTTTACCGCCCATCGAGTTAAACATGGCTTTGAAATGTTGATTAACAACTTTTCAGCGGGAATTATCGGCATGCTGGGCGCGATCATTGCGTACTATGTTGTCGGTCCGGCGATTGTGGTATTAAGCGCGATGCTAACCGCAGGCGTCGAGGCGTTGGTTGACAGTGGAACTTTAGTATTGGTCGCGATCTTGGTTGAGCCCGCTAAGGTTTTGTTTCTAAACAATGCGATTAATCATGGCGTGTTCTCACCGCTCGGCATTCAGCAAGTTGAGGCGGTTGGTCACTCTATCTTCTTCTTGATTGAATCCAATCCTGGCCCAGGTCTGGGTATCTTGCTCGCGTATGTTGCCAGTACAAAAGGTCAGATGAAACAAACTGCTGCGGGTGCAACGCTGATTCATTTCTTTGGCGGTATTCAGGAAGTCTATTTTCCCTATGTGATGATGAAACCGCGTCTTATTTTGGCATTAATTATCGGTAGTATGTCAGGTATCGCGGTATTGATGCTGTTTAATGCCGGATTAGTGTCTGCCGCTTCGCCGGGATCGATTGTTTCGGTCATTTTGATGACGCCAAAAGATTCGCTGATCGGTGTCGGGGCTTCAGTCATCGTCTCCACACTGGTTTCTTTTGCGATGGGATTGGTGATCATTAAGTTTGAGCAGACAAAAGAACAGCGACAAAAACAAGCAGAACAAAAGCAAGCAAATCGCAGCGGCAACTATACGCCTGTTACAGATACGATTGAACTATTTGAATTGGCGCCGCAAAAAGAGGAACAAAAGCTATCCATCACCGCTGACAATATCTCTCTAGGCTTAAGTGCGGATACTAAGCAGCAAGCGATTCAATTCGCTGGCGAAAAGTTGCTGCAATTGGGGTATGTCAATGAAGAGTACATCGCCGGGATGCATAAACGCGAAGCGTTACTGTCTACCTATCTTGGCGAAGGTATTGCACTCCCTCACGGCGTGATTGGTGAAAAGCAAAATGTGTTAGCAACCGGAATCGTTGTCTGCCAATACCCAGACGGTGTTGAATGGGGGAGTGAACCGGAAGATCGTGCCAGATTAGTCATCGCCATTGCTGCCAGAGGGGATAAACATATTCATGTTATTTCTGCTGTGAGTAGTGCCTTAGATGATGATGAGGTATTACAGCAACTGACTACCACCAGCGATGTCGACGATGTGATTCGCATATTGAATAAAAACTAA
- a CDS encoding MltR family transcriptional regulator produces MNNKIDSVARINQAIHLPNEAELLEVISQAASAAAVFRAAYHALNDAVGSLMQRQFKQKDCSVQFVVDPLMHSSGPLGDMKIRSKLLLGLGVINKEAYEDIEVFVELKEWNESINEDYDFTHPKVLTALRGIKAIKRSMPIEYDPSMMQGLSESMLQMFVRRHNQKVQSTIVLAITDLVGQLSV; encoded by the coding sequence ATGAATAATAAAATAGACAGTGTAGCGCGGATTAATCAAGCGATACATTTGCCGAATGAGGCTGAACTGCTAGAAGTGATTTCACAAGCAGCTAGTGCTGCCGCAGTGTTCCGTGCGGCTTACCATGCGTTGAATGACGCAGTAGGTTCTCTGATGCAGCGGCAGTTCAAACAGAAAGATTGCTCAGTACAATTTGTGGTCGATCCCCTAATGCACAGTAGTGGTCCACTGGGTGATATGAAGATCCGCAGCAAACTATTGCTTGGTTTAGGCGTTATCAATAAAGAGGCATATGAAGACATAGAGGTATTTGTCGAACTCAAAGAATGGAATGAGTCTATCAACGAAGACTATGATTTTACTCACCCAAAGGTGCTGACTGCATTACGTGGTATTAAAGCGATTAAGCGCAGCATGCCGATTGAGTACGATCCGAGTATGATGCAAGGCTTATCAGAAAGCATGTTGCAGATGTTTGTTCGCAGACACAATCAGAAAGTCCAATCGACCATAGTACTGGCGATCACGGACCTAGTTGGACAGTTAAGCGTATAG
- a CDS encoding PTS mannitol transporter subunit IICBA, which yields MLSPEAKIKVQNFGRFLSNMVMPNIGAFIAWGFITALFIPTGWLPNEKLASMVGPMITYLLPLLIGYTGGKMVGGDRGAVVGAITTMGVIVGTDIPMFMGAMIVGPLGGLAIKKFDQAIHGKVKSGFEMLVNNFSAGIIGMIAAIVAFYLIGPAVKVMSAGLAAGVNAMVDAGLLPLASIFVEPAKILFLNNAINHGIFSPLGIQQSEEIGRSIFFLIEANPGPGLGLLLAYMVFGKGSAKQSAAGASIIHFFGGIHEIYFPYVLMNPRLILAVIAGGMTGVFVNVMFASGLVSPASPGSIIAILLLTPQASLIGVVLSVIAATAVSFFVASVLLKTSNQEDDSLEKASEQMKDMKASSKGEVSGAEINLAEVKAVYVACDAGMGSSAMGAGLLRKKVEAAGLDIFVTNYAINNLPEDSKIVITHKDLTDRARKTVPSAMHISLSNFLDGAIYDKLVADLVAAQQGDAKPAAAAVADTTPAVEEEKEEGLALTADAVFLGLKAQDKNEAIQFAGEQLVKLGNVAPEYVQGMFEREELVSTYLGESIAVPHGTIEAKQHVQKTGIVFCQYPEGIQWGEDEDDIAKMVIGIAAQGDEHNMVLMAITNSLDDEEAVERLQNTTNPEDVLKILNA from the coding sequence ATGTTATCACCAGAAGCGAAGATCAAAGTTCAAAACTTTGGGCGATTCCTTTCCAACATGGTAATGCCAAACATCGGCGCATTTATTGCGTGGGGTTTCATTACTGCACTATTTATTCCAACTGGCTGGCTACCGAATGAAAAGCTAGCGTCTATGGTTGGTCCTATGATCACTTACCTGCTACCGCTATTGATTGGTTATACCGGTGGTAAAATGGTGGGCGGCGACCGCGGCGCAGTCGTTGGTGCTATCACCACCATGGGCGTGATTGTTGGTACTGATATTCCAATGTTTATGGGCGCAATGATTGTTGGTCCGCTTGGTGGTCTTGCCATTAAGAAATTCGACCAAGCGATTCACGGTAAAGTGAAGAGCGGATTCGAAATGCTGGTGAACAACTTCTCTGCCGGCATCATTGGTATGATCGCCGCTATTGTTGCGTTCTACCTTATTGGTCCTGCGGTAAAAGTTATGTCTGCGGGTCTGGCTGCTGGTGTAAATGCTATGGTTGATGCCGGTCTTCTGCCTCTTGCATCAATTTTTGTAGAACCAGCCAAAATCCTCTTCCTGAACAATGCGATTAACCACGGTATCTTCTCGCCATTAGGTATTCAACAGTCTGAAGAGATTGGTCGTTCTATCTTCTTCTTGATTGAAGCGAACCCAGGTCCAGGTCTAGGCCTACTATTAGCTTACATGGTATTTGGTAAAGGCAGCGCGAAGCAGTCAGCAGCGGGTGCGTCTATCATCCACTTCTTCGGTGGTATCCATGAGATTTACTTCCCGTATGTGCTGATGAACCCACGCCTTATCCTAGCGGTTATTGCTGGCGGTATGACGGGTGTATTCGTTAACGTGATGTTTGCTTCTGGCCTTGTGTCTCCTGCATCTCCAGGTTCAATCATTGCTATTTTGTTGCTAACACCTCAAGCCTCTCTAATTGGCGTGGTTCTTTCAGTGATTGCAGCCACTGCGGTTTCATTCTTTGTGGCTTCAGTGTTACTAAAAACGTCGAACCAAGAAGATGATTCACTAGAAAAAGCGTCTGAGCAAATGAAAGACATGAAAGCCTCTTCTAAAGGTGAAGTGTCTGGCGCTGAGATCAACCTTGCAGAAGTAAAAGCCGTCTACGTTGCGTGTGATGCGGGTATGGGTTCAAGTGCGATGGGTGCGGGTCTACTGCGTAAGAAAGTAGAAGCGGCAGGTCTGGACATTTTTGTCACTAACTACGCCATCAATAACCTACCAGAAGATTCTAAGATTGTGATTACTCACAAAGATCTTACTGACCGTGCACGTAAAACCGTACCAAGTGCAATGCACATTTCTCTGAGTAACTTCTTAGATGGTGCGATTTACGACAAGCTTGTTGCTGACCTAGTGGCAGCACAACAAGGTGACGCAAAACCGGCTGCGGCAGCGGTTGCTGACACGACTCCTGCGGTGGAAGAAGAGAAAGAAGAAGGTCTAGCACTGACGGCTGATGCTGTGTTCCTTGGTCTAAAAGCCCAAGATAAAAACGAAGCGATTCAGTTTGCTGGTGAGCAACTTGTGAAGCTTGGCAACGTAGCGCCTGAATATGTACAGGGCATGTTTGAGCGTGAAGAGCTAGTCTCTACTTATCTAGGTGAATCGATCGCAGTTCCACATGGCACAATCGAAGCGAAGCAACACGTACAAAAAACCGGCATCGTATTCTGTCAGTACCCAGAAGGTATTCAGTGGGGTGAAGATGAAGACGACATCGCTAAGATGGTGATTGGTATCGCGGCGCAAGGTGATGAACACAACATGGTGTTGATGGCGATTACTAACTCTCTTGATGATGAAGAAGCGGTAGAGCGTTTGCAAAACACAACCAACCCAGAAGATGTGTTAAAAATCCTCAACGCTTAA